A genomic window from Osmia bicornis bicornis chromosome 6, iOsmBic2.1, whole genome shotgun sequence includes:
- the LOC114878886 gene encoding uncharacterized protein LOC114878886 — MDQVVTNSVRMMDENVTDLSHAIVLEVKDNIDIGEYLNAVGKIINPKEIIFASQVSEFVCMFLSSWQLADTLIFKNKEIDIKGHKLKIKPLQATIIALENVFPTIPNDLIKEKFQQYNIKIREFRCGIYNKMHPNYSHVRTFKRYVSVNSQVPILPPILQIEHAGVIYAIKVAILKFCSACYKIGHIATSCNFVNCNPEQNFQDNSIKIEPGTFEQNLNEEQNEENT; from the exons ATGGATCAGGTAGTGACTAACAGTGTAAGAATGATGGATGAGAATGTTACTGATCTCAGTCACGCAATAGTTTTAGAAGTAAAAGATAACATTGATATTGGAGAATACCTAAATGCAGtaggtaaaataataaatcccAAAGAGATAATATTTGCATCACAAGTATCTGAGTTCGTCTGTATGTTCCTATCAAGCTGGCAATTAGCAGATACCCTCATATTcaaaaacaaagaaattgaTATTAAAGGCCATAAGTTGAAAATTAAACCTCTTCAAGCTACAATCATTGCGTTGGAAAACGTATTCCCTACAATTCCTAATGAtctaattaaagaaaaatttcaacaatatAATATCAAAATAAGAGAGTTTCGATGTGGAATATATAACAAAATGCATCCTAATTATTCACATGTTCGTACCTTCAAAAGATACGTAAGTGTAAATTCACAAGTTCCTATTCTACCACCTATCTTACAAATTGAGCATGCAGGTGTGATCTATGCCATTAAAGTAGCCATATTGAAATTCTGTTCTGCATGTTACAAAATAGGCCACATCGCAACAAGCTGCAATTTTGTCAACTGTAATCCTGAACAAAATTTTCAGGATAATTCGATAAAGATAGAACCTGGCACTTTTGAGCAAA ATTTAAATGAAGAACAAAACGAAGAGAACACATAA